Proteins from a single region of Electrophorus electricus isolate fEleEle1 chromosome 5, fEleEle1.pri, whole genome shotgun sequence:
- the LOC113571920 gene encoding leukocyte elastase inhibitor-like isoform X2 yields MDALSVANTHFSLDLFKKIRESNTTDNVFFSPLSISSALAMVLLGAGGNTAAQMSEVLGFNKPVKPKSAQPAMVQQSQKVQKHQLPAALQMPKSLHFNKAKDHIHIGFDELLRKLNKAGAPYTLSLANRLYGEKSYQFLEKFLHDTKTHHHAELEMVDFILNAEAARIQINKWVEQHTHEKIKDLLAEGVVDSLTRLVLVNAIYFKGNWEKKFEERATRELPFHLNKNTSKPVQMMQQKVKFPLAFIPDMNCQILEMPYVGKELSMLIILPNEIADDTTGLEKLEHELTYENFMEWTRPDMMDVVEVQVAVPRFKLSETYDMKNLLVSMGMADAFDPRRSDFSLMSPCDDLVLSKVVHKSFVEVNEEGTEAAAATAAVMMLRCAMFPPASFVADHPFLFFIQHKPTRTILFCGRYCSP; encoded by the exons ATGGACGCCCTATCAGTGGCCAACACCCATTTTAGCCTCGATCTATTCAAGAAGATCAGAGAAAGCAACACAACTGACAATGTGTTCTTCTCACCATTGAGCATCTCCTCAGCACTGGCTATGGTGTTACTAGGAGCTGGTGGCAACACTGCAGCCCAGATGTCTGAG GTTTTGGGCTTTAACAAACCAGTGAAGCCTAAATCTGCTCAACCAGCAATGGTTCAACAGTCACAGAAGGTCCAGAAACACCAGTTACCAGCAGCTCTGCAAATGCCAAAG TCTCTGCATTTTAACAAAGCTAAGGATCACATCCACATTGGGTTTGACGAGTTGCTAAGAAAACTGAACAAGGCTGGAGCTCCGTACACACTCAGTCTGGCCAACCGTCTGTATGGAGAGAAATCCTACCAGTTTCTGGAG aaATTTTTGCATGACACAAAAACTCACCATCATGCTGAGCTGGAAATGGTCGACTTCATATTGAATGCAGAGGCAGCTCGTATCCAGATTAATAAGTGGGTGGAGCAGCACACACATG AAAAGATCAAGGACCTGCTGGCTGAAGGAGTTGTTGACAGCTTGACCAGGCTGGTGTTGGTGAATGCCATCTACTTCAAGGGCAACTGGGAGAAAAAGTTTGAAGAAAGGGCTACCAGGGAGCTTCCATTTCATCTCAATAAG AACACAAGTAAGCCAGTGCAGATGATGCAGCAGAAGGTGAAGTTTCCACTGGCCTTTATTCCTGATATGAATTGTCAGATTCTGGAGATGCCATATGTGGGAAAAGAACTGAGTATGCTCATCATCCTGCCTAATGAGATAGCGGACGACACGACCGGGCTGGAGAAG CTTGAGCATGAACTCACTTACGAGAATTTCATGGAGTGGACTCGGCCTGATATGATGGACGTGGTGGAGGTTCAGGTGGCAGTGCCCCGCTTCAAACTGTCAGAGACCTATGACATGAAGAACCTGCTGGTCAGCATGGGCATGGCGGACGCCTTCGACCCCCGCAGGAGCGATTTCTCCCTCATGTCCCCCTGCGATGACCTGGTGCTGTCCAAGGTGGTGCACAAGTCCTTTGTGGAGGTGAACGAGGAAGggacagaagcagcagcagctacAGCAGCGGTGATGATGCTACGTTGTGCTATGTTTCCCCCAGCAAGCTTCGTAGCAGACCACcccttcctcttcttcatccaGCACAAACCAACACGCACCATTCTCTTCTGTGGACGATACTGCTCACCGTAA
- the LOC113571920 gene encoding leukocyte elastase inhibitor-like isoform X1 has translation MDALSVANTHFSLDLFKKIRESNTTDNVFFSPLSISSALAMVLLGAGGNTAAQMSESLHFNKAKDHIHIGFDELLRKLNKAGAPYTLSLANRLYGEKSYQFLEKFLHDTKTHHHAELEMVDFILNAEAARIQINKWVEQHTHEKIKDLLAEGVVDSLTRLVLVNAIYFKGNWEKKFEERATRELPFHLNKNTSKPVQMMQQKVKFPLAFIPDMNCQILEMPYVGKELSMLIILPNEIADDTTGLEKLEHELTYENFMEWTRPDMMDVVEVQVAVPRFKLSETYDMKNLLVSMGMADAFDPRRSDFSLMSPCDDLVLSKVVHKSFVEVNEEGTEAAAATAAVMMLRCAMFPPASFVADHPFLFFIQHKPTRTILFCGRYCSP, from the exons ATGGACGCCCTATCAGTGGCCAACACCCATTTTAGCCTCGATCTATTCAAGAAGATCAGAGAAAGCAACACAACTGACAATGTGTTCTTCTCACCATTGAGCATCTCCTCAGCACTGGCTATGGTGTTACTAGGAGCTGGTGGCAACACTGCAGCCCAGATGTCTGAG TCTCTGCATTTTAACAAAGCTAAGGATCACATCCACATTGGGTTTGACGAGTTGCTAAGAAAACTGAACAAGGCTGGAGCTCCGTACACACTCAGTCTGGCCAACCGTCTGTATGGAGAGAAATCCTACCAGTTTCTGGAG aaATTTTTGCATGACACAAAAACTCACCATCATGCTGAGCTGGAAATGGTCGACTTCATATTGAATGCAGAGGCAGCTCGTATCCAGATTAATAAGTGGGTGGAGCAGCACACACATG AAAAGATCAAGGACCTGCTGGCTGAAGGAGTTGTTGACAGCTTGACCAGGCTGGTGTTGGTGAATGCCATCTACTTCAAGGGCAACTGGGAGAAAAAGTTTGAAGAAAGGGCTACCAGGGAGCTTCCATTTCATCTCAATAAG AACACAAGTAAGCCAGTGCAGATGATGCAGCAGAAGGTGAAGTTTCCACTGGCCTTTATTCCTGATATGAATTGTCAGATTCTGGAGATGCCATATGTGGGAAAAGAACTGAGTATGCTCATCATCCTGCCTAATGAGATAGCGGACGACACGACCGGGCTGGAGAAG CTTGAGCATGAACTCACTTACGAGAATTTCATGGAGTGGACTCGGCCTGATATGATGGACGTGGTGGAGGTTCAGGTGGCAGTGCCCCGCTTCAAACTGTCAGAGACCTATGACATGAAGAACCTGCTGGTCAGCATGGGCATGGCGGACGCCTTCGACCCCCGCAGGAGCGATTTCTCCCTCATGTCCCCCTGCGATGACCTGGTGCTGTCCAAGGTGGTGCACAAGTCCTTTGTGGAGGTGAACGAGGAAGggacagaagcagcagcagctacAGCAGCGGTGATGATGCTACGTTGTGCTATGTTTCCCCCAGCAAGCTTCGTAGCAGACCACcccttcctcttcttcatccaGCACAAACCAACACGCACCATTCTCTTCTGTGGACGATACTGCTCACCGTAA
- the LOC113571911 gene encoding trypsin-2-like isoform X2: MRSLVLLLLVGAAFALDDDKIVGGHECTPNSQPWQVSLNMGYHFCGGSLINAEWVVSAAHCYESRIEVRLGEHNIKLNEGTEQFISSSLVIRNPNYNSWNIDNDIMLIKLSKPASLNEFVQPVALPTSCPPAGTMCTVSGWGNTMSPTADKNKLQCLQVPILSEEDCNNSYPGMITNSMFCAGYLEGGKDSCQGDSGGPVVCNKVLQGIVSWGYGCAEKDNPGVYTKVCIFTKWISDTIAKN; this comes from the exons ATGAGGTCTCTAGTTTTGCTTTTGCTTGTAGGAGCTGCTT TTGCTCTGGACGATGACAAGATTGTTGGTGGCCATGAGTGTACCCCCAACTCCCAGCCCTGGCAAGTGTCTCTGAACATGGGCTATCACTTCTGTGGTGGTTCTCTGATCAACGCGGAATGGGTTGTGTCTGCTGCCCACTGCTACGAATC ccgTATTGAGGTGCGTCTGGGTGAGCACAACATCAAGCTAAATGAAGGCACAGAGCAGTTCATCTCCTCTTCCTTGGTCATTAGAAACCCCAATTATAACTCTTGGAACATTGACAATGACATCATGCTGATCAAGCTGAGCAAACCTGCCTCCCTGAATGAGTTTGTACAACCGGTGGCACTGCCAACGTCCTGCCCCCCTGCCGGCACCATGTGCACAGTGTCCGGCTGGGGGAACACCATGAGCCCCA ctgcagacaaaaacaaactacagtGTCTGCAGGTCCCCATTCTCTCCGAGGAGGACTGCAATAACTCCTACCCAGGAATGATCACTAACTCTATGTTCTGTGCTGGCTACTTGGAAGGAGGCAAAGACTCCTGTCAG gGTGACTCTGGTGGCCCTGTGGTGTGTAACAAGGTGTTGCAGGGTATTGTCTCCTGGGGCTATGGCTGTGCTGAGAAGGACAACCCTGGTGTCTATACCAAG GTCTGTATTTTCACCAAGTGGATTTCAGACACAATTGCCAAGAATTAA
- the LOC113571911 gene encoding trypsin-2-like isoform X1 — MRSLVLLLLVGAAFALDDDKIVGGHECTPNSQPWQVSLNMGYHFCGGSLINAEWVVSAAHCYESRIEVRLGEHNIKLNEGTEQFISSSLVIRNPNYNSWNIDNDIMLIKLSKPASLNEFVQPVALPTSCPPAGTMCTVSGWGNTMSPSKYRPQYKNKLQCLQVPILSEEDCNNSYPGMITNSMFCAGYLEGGKDSCQGDSGGPVVCNKVLQGIVSWGYGCAEKDNPGVYTKVCIFTKWISDTIAKN, encoded by the exons ATGAGGTCTCTAGTTTTGCTTTTGCTTGTAGGAGCTGCTT TTGCTCTGGACGATGACAAGATTGTTGGTGGCCATGAGTGTACCCCCAACTCCCAGCCCTGGCAAGTGTCTCTGAACATGGGCTATCACTTCTGTGGTGGTTCTCTGATCAACGCGGAATGGGTTGTGTCTGCTGCCCACTGCTACGAATC ccgTATTGAGGTGCGTCTGGGTGAGCACAACATCAAGCTAAATGAAGGCACAGAGCAGTTCATCTCCTCTTCCTTGGTCATTAGAAACCCCAATTATAACTCTTGGAACATTGACAATGACATCATGCTGATCAAGCTGAGCAAACCTGCCTCCCTGAATGAGTTTGTACAACCGGTGGCACTGCCAACGTCCTGCCCCCCTGCCGGCACCATGTGCACAGTGTCCGGCTGGGGGAACACCATGAGCCCCAGTAAGTACAGGCCTCAGT acaaaaacaaactacagtGTCTGCAGGTCCCCATTCTCTCCGAGGAGGACTGCAATAACTCCTACCCAGGAATGATCACTAACTCTATGTTCTGTGCTGGCTACTTGGAAGGAGGCAAAGACTCCTGTCAG gGTGACTCTGGTGGCCCTGTGGTGTGTAACAAGGTGTTGCAGGGTATTGTCTCCTGGGGCTATGGCTGTGCTGAGAAGGACAACCCTGGTGTCTATACCAAG GTCTGTATTTTCACCAAGTGGATTTCAGACACAATTGCCAAGAATTAA
- the LOC118241362 gene encoding trypsin-2-like isoform X2, producing MRSLVLLLLVGAAFALDDDKIVGGHECTPNSQPWQVSLNVGYHFCGGSLINAEWVVSAAHCYQSRIEVRLGEHNIKLNEGTEQFISSSLVIRNPNYNSWNIDNDIMLIKLSKPASLNEFVQPVALPTSCPPAGTMCTVSGWGNTMSPNKNKLQCLQVPILSEEDCNNSYPDMITNSMFCAGYLEGGKDSCQGDSGGPVVCNKVLQGIVSWGYGCAEKDSPGVYTKVCIFTKWISDTIAMN from the exons ATGAGGTCTCTAGTTTTGCTTTTGCTTGTAGGAGCTGCTT TTGCTCTGGACGATGACAAGATTGTTGGTGGCCATGAGTGTACCCCCAACTCCCAGCCCTGGCAAGTGTCTCTGAACGTGGGCTATCACTTCTGTGGTGGTTCTCTGATCAACGCGGAATGGGTTGTGTCTGCTGCCCACTGCTACCAATC CCGTATTGAGGTGCGTCTGGGTGAGCACAACATCAAGCTAAATGAAGGCACAGAGCAGTTCATCTCATCTTCCTTGGTCATTAGAAACCCCAATTATAACTCTTGGAACATTGACAATGACATCATGCTGATCAAGCTGAGCAAACCTGCCTCCCTGAATGAGTTTGTACAACCGGTGGCACTGCCAACGTCCTGCCCCCCTGCCGGCACCATGTGCACAGTGTCCGGCTGGGGGAACACCATGAGCCCCA acaaaaacaaactacagtGTCTGCAGGTCCCCATTCTCTCTGAGGAGGACTGCAATAACTCCTACCCAGACATGATCACTAACTCTATGTTCTGTGCTGGCTACTTGGAAGGAGGCAAAGACTCCTGTCAG gGTGACTCTGGTGGCCCTGTGGTGTGTAACAAGGTGTTGCAGGGTATTGTCTCCTGGGGCTATGGCTGTGCTGAGAAGGACAGCCCTGGTGTCTATACCAAG GTCTGTATTTTCACCAAGTGGATTTCAGACACAATTGCCATGAATTAA
- the LOC118241362 gene encoding trypsin-2-like isoform X1 has translation MRSLVLLLLVGAAFALDDDKIVGGHECTPNSQPWQVSLNVGYHFCGGSLINAEWVVSAAHCYQSRIEVRLGEHNIKLNEGTEQFISSSLVIRNPNYNSWNIDNDIMLIKLSKPASLNEFVQPVALPTSCPPAGTMCTVSGWGNTMSPTADKNKLQCLQVPILSEEDCNNSYPDMITNSMFCAGYLEGGKDSCQGDSGGPVVCNKVLQGIVSWGYGCAEKDSPGVYTKVCIFTKWISDTIAMN, from the exons ATGAGGTCTCTAGTTTTGCTTTTGCTTGTAGGAGCTGCTT TTGCTCTGGACGATGACAAGATTGTTGGTGGCCATGAGTGTACCCCCAACTCCCAGCCCTGGCAAGTGTCTCTGAACGTGGGCTATCACTTCTGTGGTGGTTCTCTGATCAACGCGGAATGGGTTGTGTCTGCTGCCCACTGCTACCAATC CCGTATTGAGGTGCGTCTGGGTGAGCACAACATCAAGCTAAATGAAGGCACAGAGCAGTTCATCTCATCTTCCTTGGTCATTAGAAACCCCAATTATAACTCTTGGAACATTGACAATGACATCATGCTGATCAAGCTGAGCAAACCTGCCTCCCTGAATGAGTTTGTACAACCGGTGGCACTGCCAACGTCCTGCCCCCCTGCCGGCACCATGTGCACAGTGTCCGGCTGGGGGAACACCATGAGCCCCA ctgcagacaaaaacaaactacagtGTCTGCAGGTCCCCATTCTCTCTGAGGAGGACTGCAATAACTCCTACCCAGACATGATCACTAACTCTATGTTCTGTGCTGGCTACTTGGAAGGAGGCAAAGACTCCTGTCAG gGTGACTCTGGTGGCCCTGTGGTGTGTAACAAGGTGTTGCAGGGTATTGTCTCCTGGGGCTATGGCTGTGCTGAGAAGGACAGCCCTGGTGTCTATACCAAG GTCTGTATTTTCACCAAGTGGATTTCAGACACAATTGCCATGAATTAA